The proteins below come from a single Desulfitobacterium metallireducens DSM 15288 genomic window:
- a CDS encoding MFS transporter codes for MAKEKGTDEKLWSRSFVLLIFLNFIMFMGFQILMPVLPVYARALGGNEATAGLVVGIFTISAVVVRPFIGKALDVFGRKKIFLMGFFFFCLFSLSYIAASTVLMLLSLRFFHGFGWGTTSTTANTVASDIIPRSRLGEGMGYFGLTSTLAMAIAPALGLFMIQHSRFGFEGVFTFSGIAFLIALGLSLGIRYPALQPQLGKSALFEKSAFRSATIVSLLTMPYGSVVTFIALYAQQRGITNVGLFFTVYAFVLMISRPLFGRLSDQKGFGIAIVPGLFGVMLALFLLSQAKTLLFFLFAGAVYGLSFGAAMPALQAMSVQKVLPHRRGAASATYSTGFDLGIGLGSILLGTVAQVSGYSSMYLWAILPVMLALFIFFFPAKH; via the coding sequence ATGGCGAAGGAGAAGGGGACAGACGAGAAGCTATGGAGTCGTAGTTTTGTGTTGCTGATATTTCTCAATTTTATAATGTTTATGGGCTTTCAGATTCTAATGCCTGTTTTACCGGTTTATGCACGTGCCCTAGGAGGAAATGAAGCGACGGCTGGACTTGTGGTGGGCATTTTTACAATTTCAGCAGTGGTGGTTCGCCCGTTTATCGGCAAGGCACTCGATGTCTTCGGAAGAAAGAAGATTTTTCTGATGGGCTTTTTCTTCTTCTGTCTATTCTCTCTCTCATATATAGCGGCTTCAACAGTTCTAATGCTCTTATCTTTGCGTTTCTTTCATGGTTTTGGTTGGGGTACAACGAGTACAACTGCAAACACAGTAGCGTCCGATATCATTCCTCGCAGTCGCTTAGGGGAGGGAATGGGTTATTTTGGATTGACGTCCACTTTAGCGATGGCGATTGCACCGGCTTTAGGCCTTTTTATGATCCAGCATTCACGCTTTGGATTTGAAGGAGTTTTTACTTTCTCGGGTATTGCTTTTTTGATAGCCTTGGGTTTAAGTCTCGGAATCCGATATCCTGCTCTTCAACCTCAACTGGGAAAAAGTGCGCTTTTTGAAAAAAGTGCCTTTCGCTCCGCAACGATAGTTTCATTATTAACGATGCCGTATGGTTCGGTTGTGACGTTTATTGCTTTATATGCCCAACAGCGGGGAATTACAAATGTTGGTCTCTTCTTTACAGTTTATGCATTTGTCTTGATGATTTCGCGCCCGTTATTTGGTCGATTAAGTGATCAGAAAGGTTTCGGAATTGCTATAGTACCCGGCCTTTTTGGAGTTATGCTAGCCTTGTTTCTCCTTTCACAGGCTAAAACTCTTCTCTTTTTTCTATTCGCAGGAGCAGTCTATGGATTAAGTTTTGGTGCAGCAATGCCTGCCTTGCAAGCCATGTCTGTTCAGAAAGTTCTACCTCATCGTAGAGGAGCAGCAAGTGCAACCTATTCCACAGGTTTTGATTTAGGAATTGGACTCGGATCAATTCTACTTGGAACGGTTGCTCAGGTTTCAGGTTATAGCAGTATGTACTTATGGGCGATTCTTCCGGTCATGCTGGCCTTATTTATCTTTTTCTTTCCTGCGAAACACTAA
- the polC gene encoding DNA polymerase III subunit alpha → MKRINEIFSDYDAGDNINTAIVKAVIVSEKSKTLEMKISSDKYIQIKEIKALNTFIRERLALNDSKIIVEYSEGTNKKPLEEELKNIVLLLADKYPILRAAINNCKYEIAEDNTITFNFNIAVSYLLKARGYDEIIREAIKNLYGIVCQINFVDKVSNEELKRLKEAAYEKEMLLIQKEVQTTLQSNTPPELPRDAIEKKQEIKAESDEKKGNPLLILGRNANIKEHIIKITDITPDEGKIALAGEISNIEVKELRSGKTLISFDLYDGSSSMTCKAFIKPGEDGEVLTRLQSAKGVRLSGNAGYSQFSGEIELIANTILETEGMKKAAKRLDRAEVKRVELHMHTQMSQMDAMTSATDLIKRAMSWGMKSIAITDHGVVQSFPEAHKLLGRDNPNMKVIYGVEAYLAPDKKSSVTNAKGQSIDTTYCVLDLETTGFSAVTEKITEIGIMKFQRGKVIDEFSCFVNPEKSIPARVVEVTNITDEMVKNAETIDKVFPKMLDFIEGSVLVAHNAEFDIGFLKHNAKVLGYDFDYTYLDTLSLAKEIFPDFKTYKLGRIAKNLGIKVEVAHRALDDVDTTVKVFKAMLEKLKQRGAETLEDIDLKASDEGAKREEYKKLKTYHAIILAKDYVGLKNLYKLVSYSHLDYFYKKPRILKSLYKKYSEGLILGSACSEGELYQAILLGKSDEEIEALAEEYDYLEIQPLLNNDYLVRTEQVPNKEYLQRINQEIVRLGEKLNKPVVATGDVHFMDPEDEIYRRILEAGQGFKDADSQAPLYLKTTDEMLEEFSYLGEEKAYEVVVTNTNMISDMCESISPISQEKCPPHIEGCEQTIKDIAYSKAHDLYGEPLPEILQQRLDKELDSIIKNGFSVMYIIAQKLVWKSNEDGYLVGSRGSVGSSVVAYMTGITEVNALPPHYRCPSCKYSDFSDYGCKNGFDLPDKVCPICGEKLAKDGIDIPFETFLGFNGDKEPDIDLNFSGEYQAKAHKYTEVIFGKGTTFKAGTIGTIAEKTAFGYVKKYFEEKNRTANKAEIARISKGCTGIKRTTGQHPGGIIVVPKGREIFEFCPVQHPADDSNSDIITTHFDYHSIDQNLLKLDILGHDDPTVIRMLQDITGVDPKKIPMDDKETMSLFSSTEALGVTPEQINSKVGTFGVPEFGTKFVRGMLLDTMPKTFADLICISGLSHGTDVWLGNAKDLIDAGTVTLSEAVCTRDDIMVYLIKRGLPPNTAFKIMETVRKGKALKEPKWAEYEAIMREHEVPEWYIDSCKKIKYMFPKAHAAAYIMMAFRIAWFKVHIPMAYYVAYFTIRAKAFDAEFMIFGKEKVKAKMKEIEMLGNQAAPKDKDIYDDLELVFEMYERGFKFLPIDLYKSHATKFLVEEDGLRPPINSISGMGTVAAEGIFNAAQEKPFNSIEDVKRRAKIGNSAIDLLRKFGCLNGIQESDQMSLFDII, encoded by the coding sequence ATGAAAAGAATAAATGAAATTTTTAGTGATTATGATGCTGGGGATAATATCAATACTGCAATTGTAAAAGCGGTGATTGTGAGTGAAAAGAGTAAAACCCTGGAGATGAAAATCAGCTCTGATAAATATATTCAAATCAAAGAAATTAAAGCTCTTAATACGTTCATTAGAGAAAGATTAGCCTTAAACGATTCTAAAATCATTGTGGAGTATTCTGAGGGAACGAATAAAAAACCCCTAGAAGAGGAACTTAAAAATATTGTTCTTTTGTTGGCAGATAAATATCCCATCTTAAGAGCAGCCATAAATAATTGTAAATATGAAATCGCTGAAGATAACACGATAACTTTTAATTTTAATATTGCGGTATCCTACTTATTAAAAGCTAGGGGTTATGATGAAATAATCCGAGAGGCTATTAAAAACTTGTACGGAATAGTATGTCAAATCAATTTTGTTGATAAAGTAAGCAACGAAGAATTAAAAAGACTGAAAGAGGCTGCATATGAAAAGGAAATGCTGCTGATTCAAAAGGAAGTTCAGACCACACTTCAAAGTAATACTCCTCCTGAATTGCCCAGGGACGCTATAGAAAAAAAGCAGGAAATAAAGGCTGAAAGCGATGAAAAAAAAGGTAATCCATTATTGATATTAGGCAGAAACGCGAATATTAAGGAGCATATCATTAAAATTACGGACATTACACCAGATGAGGGTAAGATTGCTTTAGCGGGCGAAATATCTAATATCGAAGTCAAAGAATTAAGAAGCGGAAAGACTTTAATTTCTTTTGATTTATATGATGGCTCAAGTTCTATGACCTGTAAGGCCTTCATCAAACCGGGTGAAGATGGTGAAGTGTTAACCAGGCTTCAATCGGCTAAGGGTGTCAGGCTTTCAGGGAATGCAGGCTATAGCCAATTTTCAGGGGAAATTGAGCTTATCGCCAATACAATATTAGAAACAGAAGGCATGAAAAAGGCTGCCAAGAGACTGGATAGGGCAGAGGTTAAGCGGGTAGAACTGCATATGCATACGCAAATGAGTCAGATGGATGCGATGACTAGTGCCACTGATTTAATTAAAAGAGCGATGAGCTGGGGTATGAAATCGATTGCCATAACGGATCATGGAGTTGTTCAGTCCTTTCCAGAGGCCCATAAGCTTTTAGGAAGAGATAACCCCAACATGAAGGTTATCTATGGAGTCGAGGCCTATTTAGCACCGGATAAAAAGTCATCAGTAACAAACGCCAAGGGACAGAGTATCGATACTACCTATTGTGTGTTGGATTTAGAAACCACAGGTTTTTCAGCTGTTACAGAAAAAATTACCGAAATAGGAATTATGAAATTTCAAAGGGGTAAGGTAATTGATGAATTTAGCTGCTTTGTAAATCCTGAAAAGTCTATTCCAGCAAGGGTTGTGGAAGTTACTAATATAACTGATGAGATGGTGAAAAATGCCGAAACCATAGACAAGGTCTTTCCTAAAATGTTGGATTTTATTGAGGGTAGCGTTTTAGTGGCTCATAATGCTGAATTTGATATAGGTTTCCTAAAGCATAATGCCAAGGTTTTAGGCTACGATTTTGATTACACCTATTTGGACACCTTGTCCTTAGCAAAGGAGATCTTTCCTGATTTTAAAACGTATAAATTAGGAAGAATTGCTAAAAATCTTGGTATCAAGGTGGAAGTTGCCCATCGAGCCTTAGATGATGTGGACACCACGGTTAAGGTGTTCAAAGCAATGCTTGAAAAGCTAAAGCAAAGGGGAGCAGAAACCCTTGAGGATATCGACCTTAAGGCTTCAGACGAAGGAGCGAAGAGGGAAGAATATAAAAAGCTTAAAACCTATCATGCGATAATATTAGCAAAGGATTATGTCGGGCTAAAGAATTTATATAAGCTGGTATCCTATTCCCATCTCGATTATTTTTATAAAAAACCCCGGATTTTAAAGAGCCTTTATAAGAAATACTCTGAAGGTTTAATCCTTGGCAGTGCCTGCAGCGAAGGTGAGCTTTATCAGGCCATCTTGCTTGGAAAATCCGATGAAGAAATTGAGGCCCTTGCTGAGGAGTACGATTATTTAGAAATCCAGCCTCTCTTGAATAATGATTATTTAGTAAGAACAGAACAGGTCCCAAACAAAGAATATTTGCAGCGAATCAATCAAGAAATTGTTCGTTTGGGTGAAAAATTAAACAAGCCCGTCGTTGCTACGGGAGATGTTCACTTCATGGATCCTGAAGACGAGATCTATAGACGCATTCTGGAAGCAGGTCAGGGCTTCAAGGATGCAGATAGTCAGGCACCCTTATATTTAAAAACGACCGACGAAATGCTTGAGGAATTTTCCTATTTAGGAGAGGAAAAGGCCTATGAGGTGGTTGTAACCAACACCAATATGATCTCCGATATGTGTGAGTCGATCAGTCCTATTTCCCAGGAGAAATGCCCACCTCATATTGAAGGTTGTGAGCAGACCATTAAGGATATTGCATATAGTAAGGCCCATGATCTATATGGAGAACCCTTGCCGGAAATTCTTCAACAAAGGCTCGATAAGGAACTGGATTCGATCATCAAAAACGGTTTCTCCGTAATGTATATCATCGCTCAAAAGCTCGTATGGAAATCAAACGAGGACGGTTATCTTGTAGGTTCTCGAGGCTCTGTTGGTTCCTCAGTTGTCGCCTATATGACGGGTATAACGGAAGTGAATGCTCTGCCACCTCATTACAGGTGCCCAAGCTGCAAGTACTCGGACTTTTCCGATTATGGCTGCAAAAACGGCTTTGACTTGCCGGATAAGGTTTGTCCTATTTGCGGAGAAAAGCTGGCTAAAGACGGCATTGATATCCCCTTCGAAACCTTCTTAGGTTTCAATGGAGATAAGGAGCCCGATATCGACTTGAATTTTTCAGGAGAATATCAGGCAAAAGCCCATAAATATACAGAGGTTATCTTTGGTAAGGGTACAACCTTTAAGGCCGGAACTATCGGTACCATAGCCGAAAAAACAGCTTTTGGCTATGTAAAAAAGTATTTTGAGGAGAAGAATCGGACAGCAAACAAAGCGGAAATCGCCAGAATCTCAAAAGGCTGCACAGGTATAAAAAGAACTACGGGACAGCATCCGGGTGGAATCATCGTCGTGCCTAAGGGAAGGGAGATTTTTGAATTTTGCCCTGTACAGCATCCTGCGGATGATTCCAATTCGGATATCATCACAACCCATTTTGACTACCATTCGATTGACCAGAACCTATTAAAGCTGGATATATTGGGTCATGATGACCCTACAGTAATAAGAATGCTTCAGGATATCACAGGAGTAGATCCCAAAAAGATCCCTATGGATGATAAGGAAACGATGTCCTTATTTTCATCCACGGAAGCCTTAGGGGTTACCCCAGAGCAGATCAATTCTAAGGTTGGAACTTTTGGAGTCCCTGAGTTTGGGACGAAGTTCGTAAGAGGAATGCTTTTAGATACAATGCCCAAAACCTTCGCAGATTTGATCTGTATATCAGGACTTTCCCACGGTACTGATGTGTGGTTGGGGAATGCTAAAGACTTAATTGATGCGGGAACAGTGACCTTAAGTGAAGCCGTATGTACCCGGGATGATATTATGGTTTATCTTATTAAAAGGGGTCTGCCGCCAAATACTGCCTTTAAGATCATGGAGACGGTGCGTAAGGGGAAAGCATTAAAGGAACCAAAATGGGCTGAATATGAAGCGATAATGAGGGAGCATGAAGTACCGGAATGGTATATTGATTCCTGCAAAAAAATAAAATATATGTTTCCTAAGGCCCATGCTGCAGCCTATATAATGATGGCTTTCAGAATAGCTTGGTTTAAGGTGCATATACCAATGGCTTATTATGTAGCCTACTTCACCATTCGGGCAAAGGCATTTGACGCCGAATTTATGATATTCGGCAAAGAAAAGGTTAAGGCAAAAATGAAGGAAATTGAGATGTTGGGCAATCAAGCTGCCCCTAAGGATAAGGATATATATGATGACTTGGAATTGGTTTTTGAAATGTATGAAAGGGGCTTTAAATTCTTGCCCATTGATTTATACAAATCTCATGCCACAAAATTCCTGGTTGAGGAGGATGGTTTAAGGCCGCCGATAAACAGCATATCCGGTATGGGAACCGTCGCTGCGGAAGGTATATTTAACGCGGCCCAAGAAAAGCCCTTCAACTCCATTGAGGATGTAAAGAGACGTGCTAAGATTGGGAATTCTGCCATAGATTTACTTAGAAAATTTGGCTGTTTAAACGGTATTCAAGAAAGTGATCAAATGAGTCTCTTTGATATAATCTAG